A genomic region of Kribbella sp. NBC_00382 contains the following coding sequences:
- a CDS encoding isochorismatase family protein: MTTLEGRTGSALVVIDVQNSVMEGAHDRDAVIANIATLVDKARTEDVPVIWVQHSSENMPIDSDGWQYVPELKLGESEPVVHKLYPDSFEETDLESVLADRNIGRLVVTGAQTDECIRSTIHGAIVRGYDTLLVSDAHTTEDLSEWGAPTPDKVISHTNLYWTNHQAPGRTAGTATTAEVALGDSPSH, from the coding sequence ATGACGACGCTGGAGGGCCGGACGGGGTCCGCGCTGGTCGTGATCGACGTGCAGAACAGTGTGATGGAGGGTGCGCACGACCGGGATGCCGTGATCGCGAACATCGCCACGCTGGTCGACAAGGCGCGCACCGAGGACGTACCGGTGATCTGGGTGCAGCACTCCAGCGAGAACATGCCGATCGACAGCGACGGCTGGCAGTACGTCCCGGAGCTCAAGCTGGGGGAGTCCGAGCCCGTCGTCCACAAGCTCTACCCCGACTCCTTCGAGGAGACCGACCTCGAATCGGTCCTCGCCGACCGCAACATCGGCCGCCTGGTCGTCACCGGCGCGCAAACCGACGAGTGCATCCGCTCGACCATCCACGGCGCGATCGTCCGCGGCTACGACACCCTCCTGGTCAGCGACGCCCACACGACCGAGGACCTCTCCGAGTGGGGCGCACCGACCCCCGACAAGGTCATCTCCCACACCAACCTCTACTGGACCAACCACCAAGCCCCCGGCCGAACCGCCGGCACCGCAACAACCGCAGAGGTCGCCCTCGGAGATTCACCTTCACACTGA
- a CDS encoding helix-turn-helix transcriptional regulator, whose protein sequence is MRADRLVATLLLMQARGRVTAAELAEELEISVATARRDLEALSTAGIPVYPQPGRNGGWSLLGGARTDLTGLNATEAQALFLLVGPAASVAPEAKAALRKLVRALPDTFRADAEAAAEAVVIDSARWGEHVKERPEMVRRLQDAVVRRVKVRLRYAGRGRTETERLVDPLGLIDKDDIWYLIAGTEKGQRTFRVERIAEAELTGVRAERPDDFDLAEAWSRVVEEMEQQRSLLAATLLIEERFLWVMQDRHGRHVEVIGPVDDGRIKLRLTAPSPLMIAQHLAGWGRMVEVLDPPSVQAELARLGKELAARYSGIE, encoded by the coding sequence ATGCGGGCTGATCGGTTGGTGGCGACCTTGTTGCTGATGCAGGCGCGCGGTCGGGTGACCGCGGCCGAATTGGCCGAGGAGCTGGAGATCTCGGTGGCGACGGCCCGCAGAGATCTGGAGGCGTTGTCGACCGCTGGGATCCCGGTTTATCCACAGCCTGGGCGCAACGGTGGATGGTCATTGCTCGGTGGAGCACGGACGGATCTCACTGGGCTCAACGCGACGGAGGCGCAGGCGTTGTTCCTGCTCGTCGGGCCTGCCGCATCGGTCGCGCCAGAGGCGAAGGCCGCGCTCAGGAAGTTGGTGCGGGCGCTGCCCGACACGTTCCGCGCGGATGCCGAAGCCGCTGCCGAGGCGGTGGTGATCGACTCGGCGCGCTGGGGTGAGCACGTCAAGGAACGGCCCGAGATGGTCCGCCGGTTGCAGGATGCCGTCGTCCGCCGGGTCAAGGTCAGACTCCGGTACGCCGGCCGCGGCCGCACCGAGACCGAACGACTGGTCGATCCGCTCGGGCTGATCGACAAGGACGACATCTGGTACCTGATCGCGGGGACCGAGAAGGGTCAGCGCACCTTCCGGGTGGAGCGGATCGCGGAGGCTGAGCTCACCGGCGTACGGGCTGAGCGGCCGGACGACTTCGATCTGGCCGAGGCGTGGAGCCGGGTGGTGGAGGAGATGGAGCAGCAGCGGTCGTTGCTGGCGGCGACGTTGCTGATCGAGGAGCGATTCCTGTGGGTGATGCAGGATCGGCACGGGCGGCATGTCGAGGTGATCGGCCCGGTGGATGACGGGCGGATCAAGCTGCGGCTGACGGCGCCCTCTCCCCTGATGATCGCCCAGCATCTGGCCGGGTGGGGCCGCATGGTCGAAGTACTGGATCCGCCGTCCGTCCAGGCCGAACTCGCTCGGCTCGGCAAGGAGTTGGCGGCTCGCTACAGCGGGATCGAGTAG
- a CDS encoding GNAT family N-acetyltransferase, whose amino-acid sequence MTESAAPPEKPVSVSIGPLEPADRKTWEELFAGYNEFYGRTMPVEFFDRSWAEFTAGTRMHALAARIDSELVGIVHFLTHASTTSADACYLQDLFTTPAARGRGVGRALIAAVTDWARTQNCGRVYWSTHESNATARRLYDQVADNRGFIIYSIPL is encoded by the coding sequence GTGACCGAGTCAGCCGCACCTCCCGAAAAGCCCGTCAGCGTCAGCATCGGCCCGCTCGAGCCGGCCGACCGCAAGACCTGGGAGGAGCTCTTCGCCGGCTACAACGAGTTCTACGGACGCACCATGCCGGTCGAGTTCTTCGACCGTTCCTGGGCCGAATTCACCGCCGGCACCCGGATGCACGCGCTGGCCGCCAGAATCGACAGCGAGCTGGTCGGGATCGTCCATTTCCTCACCCACGCGAGCACGACGTCGGCCGACGCCTGTTACCTGCAAGACCTCTTCACCACCCCCGCCGCTCGTGGCCGCGGCGTCGGGCGCGCGCTGATCGCCGCCGTCACCGACTGGGCCCGCACCCAGAACTGCGGCCGCGTCTACTGGTCGACCCACGAGTCCAACGCGACCGCCCGCCGCCTCTACGACCAGGTCGCTGACAACCGCGGCTTCATCATCTACTCGATCCCGCTGTAG
- a CDS encoding LppU/SCO3897 family protein — MMRFLKLQGPFCKTCGTAATRDMTAKSMWQGWWGIGSMIINPITMLVNLGTSSKFKNLPEPAPNAPGRPMDPGKPLFKRPAVLGLLIPIAVIALIVVANLNKAPEATIGSCVYNKGTADKPNVKVVDCSSSDADYKVIGKLDNTVDGDQCAKFQDSTVSYTDRNAKYTLCLTPN, encoded by the coding sequence ATGATGCGGTTCCTGAAGCTGCAGGGCCCGTTCTGCAAGACCTGTGGCACCGCGGCGACCCGTGACATGACCGCGAAGAGCATGTGGCAGGGCTGGTGGGGCATCGGGTCGATGATCATCAACCCGATCACGATGCTCGTGAACCTCGGTACCTCCTCGAAGTTCAAGAACCTGCCCGAGCCGGCCCCGAACGCGCCCGGCCGCCCGATGGATCCGGGCAAACCGCTGTTCAAGCGCCCGGCCGTGCTCGGCCTGCTGATCCCGATCGCCGTGATCGCGCTGATCGTCGTCGCCAACTTGAACAAGGCCCCCGAGGCCACGATCGGCTCCTGCGTCTACAACAAGGGCACCGCGGACAAGCCGAACGTGAAGGTCGTCGACTGCTCGTCGAGCGACGCGGACTACAAGGTGATCGGCAAGCTCGACAACACCGTGGACGGCGACCAGTGCGCCAAGTTCCAGGACTCGACCGTGTCGTACACGGACCGGAACGCGAAGTACACGCTCTGCCTGACGCCCAACTAG
- a CDS encoding nucleoside deaminase has translation MTPSAEDFLRRAIALAATARESGNPPFGSLLVGPDGTVIAEDHNTSITDSDISAHPELKLAKWAARELDAETAAGTTMYTSCQPCGMCTGAIERSGLGHVVYALSGDQLNGLKPGGGFAAVPQEGPALYDEARVPVDGYYN, from the coding sequence GTGACCCCCTCAGCAGAAGATTTCCTGCGCCGAGCGATCGCCTTGGCCGCGACGGCCCGGGAGTCAGGGAACCCGCCGTTCGGCTCGCTGCTGGTCGGGCCCGACGGCACGGTGATCGCCGAGGACCACAACACGAGCATCACCGACAGCGACATCAGCGCGCATCCGGAGCTCAAGCTCGCCAAGTGGGCCGCACGGGAGCTGGATGCGGAGACAGCGGCCGGCACCACGATGTACACGAGCTGCCAGCCCTGCGGCATGTGCACCGGCGCGATCGAGCGCTCCGGGCTCGGGCACGTCGTCTATGCGCTATCCGGTGATCAGCTCAACGGGCTCAAGCCTGGCGGCGGCTTCGCTGCCGTCCCACAGGAAGGCCCTGCCCTGTACGACGAGGCACGGGTGCCCGTGGACGGGTACTACAACTGA
- a CDS encoding LLM class flavin-dependent oxidoreductase, protein MQLGVNVPNFGPGTDPGRLRDWAQTVEGLGYGRLLVSDHVAITPDVASQYPAPFYEPFTLLSWLAGFTSIGLGTTVLIAPYRHPLLVARMAANLNALSGGRFVLGLGVGWARQEFEALGVDFARRGKLTDELIRDVRAAWSDDDDYRAGDIPIWVGGGSDAGLRRAVRLGDAWHPLRQRVDRMRTGLQRLKELADEESLPVPGFAPRILLRLTSLPLPEGERVAGEGSLDQVLGDLEELRLLGATSVVLDPFSGDPAETERPQNAWKDLATVAASWNDDGVEKQ, encoded by the coding sequence GTGCAACTCGGTGTGAACGTCCCCAACTTCGGCCCCGGTACCGACCCCGGCCGACTCCGCGACTGGGCCCAGACGGTGGAGGGTCTCGGCTACGGCCGGCTGCTGGTCTCCGACCATGTCGCGATCACCCCCGACGTGGCTTCGCAGTACCCGGCGCCCTTCTACGAACCCTTCACCTTGCTCAGCTGGCTGGCCGGATTCACGAGCATCGGACTCGGTACGACGGTGCTGATCGCGCCGTACCGGCATCCGCTGCTGGTCGCCCGGATGGCGGCCAACCTCAACGCGTTGAGCGGCGGGCGCTTTGTGCTCGGGCTCGGTGTGGGGTGGGCTCGGCAGGAGTTCGAAGCGCTCGGTGTCGACTTCGCTCGGCGTGGGAAGCTCACCGACGAGTTGATCCGCGATGTCCGGGCGGCCTGGTCCGATGACGATGATTACCGCGCTGGTGACATCCCGATCTGGGTCGGCGGTGGGAGCGACGCCGGGCTGCGCCGCGCAGTACGGCTCGGAGATGCGTGGCATCCGCTGCGGCAGCGCGTCGACCGGATGCGTACCGGGCTCCAGCGGCTGAAGGAGCTGGCCGATGAAGAGAGTCTGCCGGTACCAGGCTTCGCGCCGCGGATTCTGCTCCGGCTCACGTCGCTGCCGTTGCCGGAGGGCGAGCGAGTCGCGGGGGAGGGATCGCTCGACCAGGTGCTGGGCGATCTCGAGGAACTGCGGCTGCTGGGCGCGACTTCCGTAGTACTGGACCCGTTCAGCGGTGATCCGGCCGAGACCGAGCGGCCGCAGAACGCTTGGAAGGACCTCGCGACCGTCGCGGCGTCCTGGAACGATGATGGAGTGGAGAAACAGTGA
- a CDS encoding Lrp/AsnC family transcriptional regulator yields the protein MTVTLDPTDWAILVEVQRDGRIPLTELGRRINLSASATTERLKRLESTGVISGYRADVDLAKVGFAVLAVVRLKYPGNKHDPLKKLLERRFEILECLRTTGDDCYTLKVAAGSMAHLEQLVNELTEFGSTTTNLVYSETQPYRGPQAPPPEL from the coding sequence ATGACCGTGACTCTCGATCCGACCGACTGGGCCATCCTGGTCGAGGTGCAACGCGACGGCCGGATCCCGCTGACCGAGCTGGGCCGCCGGATCAATCTCAGCGCCTCGGCGACCACCGAGCGGCTGAAGCGGCTGGAGTCGACCGGCGTCATCAGCGGCTACCGGGCCGACGTCGATCTCGCGAAGGTCGGGTTCGCCGTGCTGGCCGTAGTACGGCTGAAGTATCCGGGCAACAAGCACGATCCGCTGAAGAAGCTGCTCGAGCGTCGCTTCGAGATTCTCGAGTGCCTCCGGACCACCGGCGACGACTGCTACACGCTGAAGGTCGCGGCCGGCTCGATGGCCCACCTCGAGCAACTCGTCAACGAACTGACCGAGTTCGGCAGCACCACCACCAACCTCGTCTACAGCGAGACCCAGCCCTACCGCGGCCCCCAAGCCCCGCCCCCGGAGTTGTGA
- a CDS encoding OsmC family protein: MQFERTANSKYEVRNVRGGSLSVGSGADTDFTPVELFLAAIGTCSAIDVDVVTSRRAEPTEFRATVSGDKVRDTEQGNRLENLAVEFTVRFPEGEDGDKAREALPRAVKMSHDRLCTVSRTVELGTPVTTTLFD, from the coding sequence GTGCAGTTCGAGCGCACCGCCAACAGCAAGTACGAGGTCCGCAACGTCCGCGGCGGCAGCCTCTCGGTCGGCTCCGGCGCCGACACCGACTTCACCCCGGTAGAGCTGTTCCTGGCCGCGATCGGCACCTGCTCGGCGATCGACGTCGACGTGGTGACGAGCCGCCGCGCCGAGCCCACCGAGTTCCGCGCCACGGTCAGCGGTGACAAGGTCCGCGACACCGAGCAGGGCAACCGGCTCGAGAACCTGGCGGTCGAGTTCACCGTCAGGTTCCCCGAAGGCGAGGACGGCGACAAGGCCCGCGAGGCGCTACCCCGAGCCGTCAAGATGTCCCACGACCGGCTGTGCACTGTCAGCCGCACGGTAGAGCTGGGCACACCGGTCACCACCACGCTCTTCGACTGA
- a CDS encoding SDR family oxidoreductase, with protein MRVVIAGGHGQIALRLTKLLAADGHSVVGLVRNPAHEADIAAAGGEAAVLDLESADVESVAKVLEGADVAIFSAGAGPGSGNDRKDTVDRGAAGLLADAAEQAGVRRHIQVSSMGADRVDQLDPADTFTIYLKAKKAAEDDLRARDGLDWTILRPGALTNDPGTGLVLLADKTGRGSVTRDDVALVLAGLCDTPAAIGRTLELIGGTTPVAEALATL; from the coding sequence ATGCGAGTCGTGATTGCTGGTGGACATGGACAGATCGCGCTGCGGCTGACGAAGCTGCTCGCCGCGGACGGGCATTCGGTGGTCGGGCTGGTGCGCAACCCCGCGCACGAGGCCGATATCGCGGCGGCCGGCGGCGAGGCCGCGGTACTGGACCTCGAGTCCGCTGACGTCGAGTCGGTGGCGAAGGTACTGGAAGGTGCTGACGTCGCGATCTTCTCGGCGGGCGCCGGTCCGGGCAGCGGGAACGACCGCAAGGACACCGTCGACCGTGGCGCGGCCGGCCTTCTCGCCGATGCGGCCGAGCAGGCCGGCGTACGGCGTCACATCCAGGTGAGCTCGATGGGCGCCGACCGCGTCGACCAGCTGGATCCGGCCGACACGTTCACGATCTACCTGAAGGCCAAGAAGGCCGCCGAGGACGACCTGCGTGCCCGGGACGGCCTCGACTGGACGATTCTGCGCCCGGGCGCGCTGACCAACGACCCCGGTACCGGCCTGGTGCTGCTCGCGGACAAGACCGGTCGCGGCAGCGTCACCCGCGACGACGTCGCGCTCGTCCTGGCCGGCCTGTGCGACACCCCGGCCGCGATCGGCCGCACCCTGGAACTGATCGGTGGCACCACCCCTGTCGCCGAGGCATTGGCCACTCTCTGA
- a CDS encoding propionyl-CoA synthetase — protein MGAYEDSHRRSLADPEGFWLEAAGAITWTRPPMRALDDSAAPIYRWFPDGELNTSYNALDRHVEAGHGDRTALIYDSPVTDHAHSYTYGELRDEVALFAGALRELGVGKGDRVIVYMPMIPEAVITMLACARLGAVHSVVFGGFAPKELAARIDDATPKVIVAASCGIEPARLVEYKPIVDAALELATHQPDRTVLLQREFMPGRLGERDVAWADAVAKATPADPVPVAATDPLYVLYTSGTTGKPKGVVRDNGGHAVALAWSMGAVYDIKPGDVWWTASDVGWVVGHSYIVYAPLLIGATTVLYEGKPVGTPDAGAFWRVISDHGVKALFTAPTALRAIKKVDPEASELAKYRLEGFSTLFLAGERLDPETYHWAHDKLGVPVVDHWWQTETGWPIVANPRGLEPLPVKPGSATVPLPGWDVQVLDPDGSQLPAGEEGSIAIKLPLPPGALPTLWGDDQRYIDNYLSRFDGYYLTGDSGYVDADGYVFVMGRTDDVINVAGHRLSTGSMEAVLAAHPAVAECAVIGVHDALKGQLPRGLVVLKAGATIAPEVLQEELVAAVRRDIGPVAAFRDVSVVDALPKTRSGKILRKTMRGIADGRDEPVPSTIEDASVLDALRSILRREP, from the coding sequence ATGGGTGCATACGAGGACAGTCACCGCCGCAGCCTGGCCGACCCGGAGGGGTTCTGGCTCGAGGCGGCCGGCGCGATCACCTGGACGCGGCCACCCATGCGAGCGCTGGACGACTCGGCGGCGCCGATCTACCGGTGGTTCCCCGACGGCGAGCTCAACACCTCGTACAACGCGCTCGATCGCCACGTCGAGGCCGGGCACGGGGACCGGACGGCGCTGATCTACGACTCACCGGTCACCGATCACGCGCACAGCTACACCTACGGCGAACTGCGCGACGAGGTGGCGCTCTTCGCGGGCGCCTTGCGTGAGCTCGGCGTGGGCAAGGGCGATCGGGTGATCGTCTACATGCCGATGATCCCGGAGGCAGTGATCACGATGCTGGCCTGCGCCCGGCTCGGCGCGGTGCACTCGGTGGTGTTCGGCGGGTTCGCGCCCAAGGAGCTGGCGGCGCGGATCGACGACGCGACGCCGAAGGTGATCGTCGCGGCCTCCTGCGGGATCGAACCGGCCCGGCTGGTCGAGTACAAGCCGATCGTGGACGCCGCCCTCGAGCTCGCCACGCATCAGCCGGATCGGACCGTGCTGCTGCAGCGCGAGTTCATGCCCGGCCGGCTCGGCGAGCGCGATGTCGCCTGGGCCGACGCGGTCGCCAAGGCCACTCCGGCCGATCCCGTGCCGGTCGCGGCGACCGACCCGCTCTACGTGCTCTACACGTCCGGTACGACCGGGAAGCCGAAAGGCGTCGTCCGCGACAACGGCGGTCATGCCGTCGCGCTCGCCTGGAGCATGGGAGCCGTGTACGACATCAAGCCCGGCGACGTCTGGTGGACCGCATCGGACGTCGGCTGGGTCGTCGGCCACTCGTACATCGTCTACGCGCCACTGCTCATCGGCGCCACGACCGTCCTCTACGAAGGAAAGCCAGTCGGTACTCCGGACGCCGGCGCCTTCTGGCGAGTGATCTCCGACCACGGCGTGAAGGCGCTCTTCACCGCGCCGACCGCGTTGCGGGCGATCAAGAAGGTCGATCCCGAGGCGAGTGAGCTGGCGAAGTACCGGCTGGAGGGGTTCAGCACGTTGTTCCTGGCCGGCGAGCGGCTCGACCCGGAGACGTATCACTGGGCCCACGACAAGCTCGGCGTACCGGTGGTCGATCACTGGTGGCAGACGGAGACCGGCTGGCCCATCGTCGCGAACCCGCGTGGGCTCGAGCCGTTGCCGGTCAAGCCGGGGTCGGCGACCGTGCCGCTGCCTGGGTGGGACGTGCAGGTGCTCGACCCGGACGGGTCCCAGCTGCCCGCGGGGGAGGAGGGCTCGATTGCGATCAAGCTGCCGCTGCCGCCCGGGGCGTTGCCGACGCTGTGGGGCGATGACCAGCGCTACATCGACAACTATCTGAGTCGCTTCGACGGGTACTACCTGACCGGCGACTCCGGGTATGTCGATGCCGACGGCTACGTCTTCGTGATGGGCCGGACCGACGACGTGATCAACGTGGCCGGGCATCGGCTGTCGACCGGGAGCATGGAGGCGGTGCTCGCGGCGCATCCCGCGGTGGCCGAGTGCGCTGTGATCGGGGTGCATGACGCTTTGAAGGGGCAATTGCCGCGTGGGCTGGTGGTTCTGAAGGCTGGCGCGACGATCGCGCCCGAGGTGCTGCAGGAGGAGTTGGTGGCCGCTGTGCGCCGGGATATCGGTCCGGTGGCGGCGTTCCGGGACGTGTCCGTCGTTGACGCGCTGCCGAAGACGCGGTCGGGCAAGATTCTCCGCAAGACGATGCGGGGGATCGCCGACGGCCGCGACGAACCGGTCCCGTCGACGATCGAGGACGCGAGCGTGCTCGACGCCCTCCGCTCGATCCTCCGGCGCGAACCCTGA
- a CDS encoding threonine/serine dehydratase translates to MTVTRTDIQLAADRIAGRVRRTPVLRVSPTLTFKLELLQHVGSFKPRGAFNRLLVAKEQGTLTGQGIVTASGGNAGLAGAYAARELGVPARIFVPTTAPAAKVARLRTLDADVVQIGNEYAEAYEAAVAEAEKSGALLLHAYDQPEVVAGQGTIGLELLEDVSFDTVLVAVGGGGLIGGIATALGDRAQVIGIEPELAPTLAKTLAAGELTDVQVGGVAADSLGARRFGALAFEAVRANNVKSVLVTDDSIVAARNDLWRDYQLAVEHGAAVTYAALQTGAYQPAEGERVVAIICGANTDLSTIG, encoded by the coding sequence ATGACCGTGACTCGTACCGACATCCAGCTCGCCGCGGACCGGATCGCCGGCCGCGTCCGCCGTACTCCGGTACTGCGGGTCTCGCCCACGCTCACCTTCAAGCTGGAGCTCCTGCAACACGTCGGCTCGTTCAAGCCGCGGGGCGCGTTCAACCGGTTACTCGTCGCGAAGGAGCAAGGCACGCTCACCGGCCAGGGCATCGTCACCGCGTCGGGTGGCAACGCCGGTCTGGCCGGCGCGTACGCCGCTCGCGAGCTCGGCGTACCGGCCCGGATCTTCGTCCCCACCACGGCGCCGGCGGCCAAGGTCGCGCGGCTGCGAACTCTCGACGCGGACGTGGTGCAGATCGGGAACGAGTACGCCGAGGCGTACGAAGCCGCCGTCGCCGAGGCCGAGAAGTCCGGCGCGTTGCTGCTGCACGCGTATGACCAGCCGGAGGTCGTGGCCGGTCAGGGCACGATCGGGCTGGAGCTGCTCGAGGACGTCAGCTTCGACACCGTGCTGGTCGCAGTCGGCGGAGGAGGCTTGATCGGTGGCATCGCGACGGCCCTCGGAGACCGCGCCCAGGTCATCGGCATCGAACCCGAGCTGGCTCCCACCCTCGCCAAGACCCTCGCCGCGGGCGAGCTCACCGACGTACAGGTCGGCGGTGTGGCAGCAGACTCCCTGGGCGCCCGCCGCTTCGGAGCCCTCGCCTTCGAGGCCGTCCGGGCGAACAACGTCAAGTCGGTCCTGGTCACCGACGACTCAATCGTTGCCGCCCGCAACGACCTCTGGCGCGATTACCAACTCGCCGTCGAACACGGCGCCGCCGTCACCTACGCCGCCCTGCAAACCGGCGCCTACCAACCAGCCGAAGGAGAGCGTGTCGTCGCAATCATCTGCGGCGCCAACACCGACCTCTCAACAATCGGCTGA
- a CDS encoding GNAT family N-acetyltransferase, with protein sequence MSLRIEHVTDGPGLADWQFVHNEIIPTDPLPLDVVRERAQHRRLTVAYDNDVPVGCATVRPPEEDTPAATLIVRVLPAHRRQGFGDEFYAAELPHAQALSDLVETIVLESNQDGLRFALAHGFVETERYLLPGDTIPFITLRSADC encoded by the coding sequence GTGAGCCTCCGGATCGAGCACGTCACCGACGGACCAGGCCTGGCCGACTGGCAGTTCGTGCACAACGAGATCATCCCGACGGACCCGCTGCCGCTCGACGTCGTCCGGGAGCGCGCCCAGCACCGCCGCCTGACGGTCGCGTACGACAACGACGTACCGGTCGGGTGCGCGACCGTGCGGCCACCGGAAGAAGACACCCCGGCCGCGACCCTGATCGTCCGCGTACTGCCCGCCCACCGCCGCCAAGGCTTCGGCGACGAGTTCTACGCAGCCGAGCTGCCGCACGCTCAGGCGCTGTCCGACTTGGTCGAGACGATCGTGCTGGAGTCCAACCAGGACGGGCTGCGCTTCGCCTTGGCCCACGGCTTCGTGGAGACCGAGCGCTACCTGCTGCCGGGCGACACGATCCCCTTCATCACGCTGCGCTCAGCCGATTGTTGA
- a CDS encoding rhomboid family intramembrane serine protease, which yields MSYPTPARRTRGVVDGAKISSGLKLLVLLVGLMWLSETVDTALNGRLDQYGIIARDPQGLFGILTAPFLHLGFGHLISNTLPLVTLGALIAVSGAMRLFAVTAIVTTLSGLGTWLISPPHTITIGASGLVFGYAAYLIARGLFNRRLGQVAVGAIVIIVWGSALLSSLLPQDGISWQGHLCGGIAGIFAAWVLSDDRPKAIAQRPVI from the coding sequence ATGAGCTACCCGACCCCAGCGCGACGCACCCGCGGTGTCGTCGACGGCGCCAAGATCAGCAGCGGGCTCAAACTGCTGGTCCTGCTCGTCGGGCTGATGTGGCTGAGTGAGACCGTCGACACCGCCCTGAACGGCCGGCTCGATCAGTACGGGATCATCGCCCGCGACCCGCAAGGGCTGTTCGGCATCCTGACCGCGCCGTTCCTGCATCTGGGGTTCGGGCACCTGATCTCCAACACGCTGCCACTCGTCACGCTCGGCGCGCTGATCGCGGTCAGCGGCGCGATGCGGCTGTTCGCGGTGACCGCGATCGTGACCACGCTCAGCGGGCTCGGCACCTGGCTGATCTCGCCGCCGCACACGATCACGATCGGCGCGAGCGGGCTGGTCTTCGGTTATGCGGCGTACCTGATCGCCCGCGGGCTGTTCAACCGCCGCCTCGGCCAGGTGGCGGTCGGCGCGATCGTCATCATCGTCTGGGGCAGCGCCCTGCTCAGCAGCCTCCTCCCACAAGACGGCATCTCCTGGCAAGGCCACCTCTGCGGCGGCATCGCCGGCATCTTCGCCGCCTGGGTCCTGTCCGACGACCGCCCGAAAGCGATCGCCCAGCGCCCGGTGATTTGA
- a CDS encoding Cmx/CmrA family chloramphenicol efflux MFS transporter → MPIAVYILGLAIFAQGTSELMLAGLLPEMATDLGVSIPDAGLLISAFAVGMLIGAPVLAVVTLRWSRRTALLVFLAVFALSHVAGALTPNYEFLLITRVIGAFVYAGFWAVAAVTAVGLVPVTSRARAMSVVTGGLTIATIVGLPAGTIIGQHFGWRAAFWTVAIMSVCAMAGILATIPLGRPDPSRTPQISTELRAMVNPRLWLSYATTALVTAAILVVFSYLAPLLTDTAGLHPSAVPAVLALYGVGSLIGITIGGRYSDALPFRTLAVGISGLCVMSTVLAVWAGTPAIAIAAIFLLGGFGFAVNPALNARVFSLSGDAPTLATAVNFSSFNVGITIGPWIGGVAIDAGAGYQTLGWLAVALGLAGLGTVALAALLPLHPVEHPRPVNTRVVPTGRRTPI, encoded by the coding sequence ATGCCGATCGCTGTCTACATCCTGGGCCTGGCCATCTTCGCCCAGGGCACGTCCGAGTTGATGCTGGCCGGCCTGTTGCCGGAGATGGCGACCGACCTCGGCGTGTCCATCCCGGATGCGGGCCTGCTGATCTCGGCGTTCGCGGTCGGCATGCTGATCGGCGCACCGGTCCTCGCGGTGGTCACCTTGCGCTGGTCCAGGCGTACGGCGTTGCTGGTCTTCCTCGCCGTGTTCGCGCTGAGCCACGTCGCTGGCGCCCTCACCCCGAACTACGAGTTCCTGCTCATCACCCGGGTGATCGGCGCTTTCGTGTACGCCGGTTTCTGGGCCGTCGCCGCGGTGACAGCGGTCGGGCTCGTCCCGGTGACGTCGCGCGCCCGGGCGATGAGCGTCGTCACCGGCGGCCTCACGATCGCCACCATCGTCGGCCTGCCGGCGGGCACCATCATCGGTCAGCACTTCGGCTGGCGGGCCGCGTTCTGGACCGTCGCGATCATGTCGGTCTGCGCGATGGCGGGCATCCTGGCCACCATCCCGCTCGGCCGGCCCGACCCCAGCCGCACCCCACAGATCTCGACCGAGCTACGCGCGATGGTGAATCCGCGCCTGTGGCTGTCCTACGCCACCACCGCGCTGGTCACCGCCGCGATCCTGGTGGTCTTCAGCTACCTCGCTCCCCTGCTCACCGACACGGCCGGCCTGCATCCCAGCGCCGTACCGGCCGTGCTCGCCCTGTACGGCGTGGGCTCGCTGATCGGCATCACGATCGGCGGCCGGTACTCCGATGCGCTGCCCTTCCGCACGCTCGCGGTCGGGATCAGCGGACTGTGCGTGATGTCGACCGTGCTCGCGGTCTGGGCAGGGACCCCGGCGATCGCGATCGCGGCGATCTTCCTGCTCGGCGGCTTCGGGTTCGCGGTGAACCCGGCCCTGAACGCTCGGGTGTTCAGCCTTTCCGGTGACGCGCCGACGCTGGCGACCGCGGTCAACTTCTCGTCGTTCAACGTCGGCATCACGATCGGCCCGTGGATCGGTGGTGTGGCGATCGACGCGGGCGCCGGCTACCAGACGCTCGGCTGGCTCGCGGTCGCGCTGGGCCTGGCCGGGCTCGGCACCGTCGCACTCGCCGCGCTGCTGCCGCTCCACCCGGTCGAGCACCCCCGTCCGGTGAACACCAGGGTGGTGCCCACCGGACGAAGGACCCCGATCTAG